From the genome of Anopheles moucheti chromosome 3, idAnoMoucSN_F20_07, whole genome shotgun sequence, one region includes:
- the LOC128304814 gene encoding dynein axonemal light chain 4 translates to MEDQPKAEGEADKKIVHVYPLVKFSDMNDDVRAEAIELSITACEKYAQNYEVAAKTIKELMDKKFGTFWHVVVGEGFGYEVSYETKNILYLFFGGNLAIVLWKCS, encoded by the exons ATGGAGGATCAACCGAAAGCAGAAGGTGAGGCGGACAAAAAGATTGTCCATGTGTATCCGCTGGTAAAG TTTTCCGATATGAATGACGATGTCCGAGCCGAGGCGATAGAATTGAGCATTACAGCGTGTGAGAAATACGCACAAAACTACGAG GTTGCCGCTAAAACGATCAAAGAGCTGATGGATAAAAAGTTTGGCACCTTCTGGCATGTGGTCGTCGGTGAAGGTTTCGGTTACGAGGTGTCCTACGAAACGAAGAACATACTGTatctgtttttcggtggcaaTTTGGCGATTGTTCTGTGGAAGTGTTCCTAG